Within Salvia splendens isolate huo1 chromosome 21, SspV2, whole genome shotgun sequence, the genomic segment CGACGACAGGGAGGTCGATGATGAGCCCCAGCTCCAAGCAGTAGTCAATGTCCCAATCGCCGCTGATGTCGCGGATCAGGCTGATTGCGGCGCTGTGGGGAACCTTGACGGTGACGTCCAGCTGAGTGGAGGCGCTGGCCTTGAGGGAGCCCGGGTCGGGGATGGTGCCGGAGGCGATCACACGCTCCTTGCTCTTCACGGTGTAGCCGATCTCGCCGATCGGGATGGGGACGCCGTACGGGTTGGAGACCGACACCTTCGAGAGGAGAGTGATGCCGTCGAGGCCGAAGCCTTTTAGATCGACGTCCGCGATTGTTGCCTCCGGCACCGGCACGTTCGCCATCTTGTCCGAGACGTAGTTCTTTGCCTTCTCCAATAGGTccatttttttgtatattttttcaaGTGGGGGATGGATTTAGTTAGGGTTGCAGCTGCTTATATATACATTCACACcagttttttaatttataattgatatgtaaaagaaaaaggaaaaaaaatagttataaaTAGTAGAATGTATGGCGAGACTcatagataataaagtaaaagagaaagagaaaaatgttactattataaataaatatggacAATTTCTATGAGACTATTTCTATGAAATGGAAGGAGTATGTTGCTTTCAATTAAAcatctcatttttctatttttgtccatttgtatttatttttttcattttatttttataattttaataagtttTATATTCCTCTACTCTATTCCATTTACCATTATTATAaattagtactctctccgtcccaagatagATGACTCATTCTTTGGGCGGCACgcgattttatgtaattttattttgtgtgttgaatgaagaaagtaaagtaagagggaaggAATAAAGTATagataaatgtgtttccattttaagtaatgagtcatcttggttgggacaaatttaaaaagaaagtgagtcatcttcaaaGAGGCCGAGGGAGTAGTATTATACTCCGTACAAAAGTATGATccatacaatttttttttaataaaattaaactatttttaaaattcctATTGATTGAAAATAGGATAAATAATAGGGATTGAAAGGAATATACGAATGGATATGCGTGTGTGAGCGAAGAAATAAATGAACGAGTTACATTAATTTTACAAGACGATTAATAGAGTAAAGAGCAATTGATGCTATTTCTGGCGTAATTATGATTTCCAGTCTACATCATTTTAAAATATGCGCACCCAATGCATCCTATATATTATGATCTTGATTATTGGGCTCACTAATCTCATTGGAATTTATTAAATCCGAAATAAGTTAAGgaaaaaagataaatttatAACTCAATTTTATTGCTCAAGTAAAATATGAAAGTCATATTTAAATAACAGGGTGTTATTTTTAGATAATATTGAggtcaatttaattattttttagttcATTTGGAAAGAATAacctaaaatgatataaaaacGACTTCAGTATTATAAAAATCTTAATTTCCTAAAAGGAACTGAAAACGAGCTAAAAATGACCTTCATGTTATCTACAAATGACAATTCTGGATTTTCAATAAGATATGGTTCAATTTTCATTATAATCCAGTATAATACCCTTAATTTAGAATTAGAATGtgttttaatgatttttatttttaatgatgtaatttttatttatgtgtCCGTTGGATATGTTTAACACTATTAttttaagaataaaatttttaatttaatcatgAATTAATTACCACAGTATTAGTTAGGATACTACGAAATGTAATTAATatgtttaattataaaataattttataacttAATATTGTACTATACgcttttttaaatatattttcagtTACAATATAGtttacattttaatttcttctttGGCTTAGCATGTTATTTTTccataaaatcaataaaataacaaatcaaacattaagttttatgaattttgtgaaattataattttcaataacatttttaatatattagaatcaaactaaatatataaatcaaaatgaaCAATACCAAATGAGCGTCAAACGGgagtggtgctcacataaggtaCTTAACATAACATAgatctataaaatagagatttataaatattaagtaTATTTCTTATTGATAGTggaattatataatataaaataatatactaatgATTTAGtatttttcttatctttttaatattgtgtTATTTTTTCCTTAGCctgtttcaatttttattaaatataatatccaAAAATAAATCTCAAATgcgaatatttttttttctttataatgtTGAGATCAgtctttttaatttgtagtatgaaaatattaataatGATCTCTTCTTTAACTAATGCGGATTGTGATTAAGTaaacttaaaattcaattaaaattgataaatctcattattttttaaaattgtgaaaGGAAAAAATAACCCAATATGTATATACAGTGGCGTTGAAAAACTTGATGATGATGTAACTGTGAGGAATTAAATGATAATTATATGTGGTCAACGTTTGTTGTTAACTGTGAGGAATTAAATGATAATTATGTAAGTTAATCAATTAAGAATCTcgttataataaaaaattgagaaaGATTACGTTAtccatttttattgttttttaggGGAGATCTGATTACGTTACCGACCAGATTATGAACGGCAATTGAACTATTCTTCAAAACAAGTTAGTGAAAGATTAAAAATGCCACCAAAATCAATTGACAAAGCAAAAAAACTAAAGCATGCAAGAAAGTGTTTTAGTAAGTTTGTTCTAAAGAACTTATACGCTCCAACTGCAAATTGTTAGAATATTTCGAAAATTGTGAACTCGAAAAGATAATTTataaacatttcatttttagtgtaacaactccaaaagaaaaatattttattttttaatgtaacaTAATATTATTTAACGTTTAGAATGAGAAACCATGTTTAATGCACGGCTAAAAGTTTGCGCACCCGGTGTCATGATAGTTGGCGCGATCATAACTAAAATACTCAGAGGCCCTAATAATTACAATGATGACAGTGTAATATTAATGTTTTTATCAATATTAATTAAACTTTAGTTTAGAAAATGGGTGATCGTAGAATTTGCGTTATAATCCCGACTTTTGAAATTATAAGTGCCCGATCTTGGAGAATAAGGAATAAGAAATTATTCATGCaaaggaaaagagaataaattagtACAATACTTTacggtggtgttcggtttcctggataaaataataccaagatataatctagaattgagttgtgagattattttagtcatatggggttagttatgactaattatccatgattatccatctaggattgagtcgGGGACTAAAtgtcatgaaccaaacacactactaaTTTAATCCTGAGATACAATCTTGCGAACCGAACACCCACTACGAATATAATTTACATATCTTGGAGAGATTAATGGAAAAGGTATATAAAATCTTATTGATAAGTGTGAGGTTTTACTTATACAATAGTTACATGTTGAAATACAAAAGTGAAAGCTACAACTTAGCATTCCAAAGATGCCAAACTAAAATATTTGGATACTAGCCCAATAGGGTAACTAAATCTAAGTGtgggaataaaaaaaatcctccTCTTTCCCTCATCCTCTTCTCTCTCGATTTTCGGTCTCCACAAAGCTCTAAGGGTGACAACTTGGTACCCTAAACACCAAAAAGGGGTTAGAAGATTCTCACATAGTAAGGAATGGAAGCTTCacaaaaatggcaaaaagaGCAATCAACATGTCATCATTCTGCCAAGTCCAAAGAATGGACAAAAGACCAAGATATTCCGAATCTCCCAACAAGGGAGTGGAGACAAATAGTGAATAGAACATGAGCTCATAGTAAGCCCCAAAACGGAAAGATCCTGCAGGAACATATGCACATACACAGCCAAGAGATCAGCCAAATCCAAGGCTGAAAGGCAGCCATAGAAACAGCCTATAAATTACACCAAAAAAGCATAGTTAGCCTACTTACAAAGCTCAAAAGGAAGCAAGCTGGCAGCCAAAAATAGGAGACTTTGTCCCCAAGATTTCAGTCACAAACAGCCAAGAACTGAGGCTATATAAACAGCCCCTCACCACTCCCTCCTTCCCATTTTTTTCGACACTCAAAAAAATTCACATAGTAAGAGTGCAGCAAGGGGAAGGGAGAGGAGCAAGGAGGGAAGCCACAAATCGAGAGGGTTCACCAAGTGAGGTAATCCCCTCCACATCCCATTACTCCTTGCATCATGTAGGTCAACCACAATAGATAGTCAAGAACTTAGGATCCTAGATGCTCAAGAATCAAAATGTGAACTTAGCAATATCAACTGCTAGAACCGAGCAATAGAAACCCAAACTTTGAGCAAGAATACAATCAACACAGTAGGCCTCATGTGCAAGTTAAGACATCAAAGCTTCCTCAATCATAGCTACTGCCCAAGGTGTCATTTTAGAAAGTATGCGATAAATCACAATTCGGCAGTTAAGTCCAACATACATCAAAAGGCTGTCCCAAAACCACAATCAACTTGCGTACACAACAAATAAGCAGTAGCTTTCTCTTGTAAACAATATGATTGTTCCCAACACCACTGAGGTGGAACTAAGAATCCACAAACAATAACAAGTTTGAGGGGAAGGGGGAAGGAGGACTTAGCTTAGGTGTAGAGCTGTCCGGCGATGGCGCGACGGGAAGCGGAGGACTCCTCCGTGACGTCGATGGAAGGCGGCGAGTGGCGGCGGAGTTTTGCCGCAGGCGAAGCTGCAGCTCGACGGAGAGCCGGACGGCGAGACGGGCAGCGATCTGCGAGCCTGCAGAGGCCGAGAAAGAGGCTGCCTCGCACGGTAACACCTCCAACCCCGGAGTACAACCACGGCGGTGACCGTTTCCTCCGGAGACGGCGACGATTtcgccgagagagagagagagaggaacgGGAATGGTTGAAGGCGGTCGCTgccagagagagagaaagagagctcgacgaagaagctgctgcCTCTCCTTCAATAAGGGCTTCTCCAATTTTCAGATTTGGAGAAAataaaggggggggggggggggcgagAGGCAGTCGGCGATGACTCTCCGTCGGGAGGAAAGGAACGGCGGCAGCGAGATTTGAGGGAAGCGTCGTCTCTGATGTAGGAAGGAATTGGATAAATTTTGGGGAAAATGTGCGATTTTGAAAGAGGAGGCGAAGCTGGCGACGCTCCGGCGACGCAGAGGAGCGCGATTCGCCGGAGAGACGGTGATTCCGCCGAGAGAGAAACCAATGTTAGGgattttgttttcttattttgaATTGGGGAAGATGAAGTGCCGATGGGCAAGGATAAGGAAGTATTTGGGCTGGTGCGGCTTAGTTGCTGGGCCAAGTTAATTAAATAGAATTTGGGCTAAGTCCCATTTGGTTAATTAAGAGGTTGGGCCAAGCATTCTCTTTTTGAGATAAAATATTGAGTTACAGAATTGGACCTTGGGTAAATAAGTGGAAGCTGGGCCATTCCTTATGGAGTCATGGAATATTACTAATTATTAGTTGGACCAATTGAAAGTGTTTTGGGCCGAGATTTAATTGTTGATTCGAATTAATTTAAAGGTTTGAGTTGAAGCTCGattaattaatttctgaatAAATTACTAAGTTTCCGAAGAAGGAAAAATGTTAATGATGAAGATgcgaagggccgaccggcgtcgccccgcgacgccatgagCGGCTTTAATAAAATTCAAAGAAAGGAATTAGAAGGGATTttccaagaatccatattttattaaataagtgcCCAAGTAATTGTTTTTGaggaaatagaatttctccGGACTTAGTACAGTGAATAATTAAgtcctataagccgagactagGATATATGTGCTATccaataggatgcatgcattctttctcaagaaaaatagttcaagtactaattagcgtgctacgctatttattttcaaatgatAAATTGCTCAAGGGCAAGTGAGGTCAACGCGAGTAATTGAATTGAGGAATAAGCATctcaggtgggctttcttttaatatccagcacattactttggatataaatcaaatacttgtgaaattatgaaatatcatcttttctcaaaatggagttgtgattatttttcaagttgttgtcatgccaaaAAAAATGTTTCTTTTCAAGGCCTATCTGTTGGATTGTATGTTTGTTGGTTTGGCTAGGCCAAAACGTTACGATTTGGAATAGGGTGCGCGAGGGTTGTGAGCCATCCAAGAGGGTTGGCCGGCTATAGTGTCCGcagaaggtggccaccttcccgacacgatggaatgatgaatgatgaatggaatgatgaatggaatgatgattgatgaatggaatgatgaatgataaatgatgaatgatgaaagaacTTATTCTGTAGACGAACTTTTagctcacaaaagaatttagtaagctcggACCTTTTAAAAAAACCCCGTGTGTTACTGTGATGGATAACAACTGTATATTATGTATATTTTGCttttggcacgtgtccactgagtgcccatgcactcagccctgcatgtatttataaatgtgcaggttgaacgtcaataGGATGGAGTGatgatcggagtcgatgttattaaataatcaagtggatcttccaacgattcgtgtcttcatacacgaagtcgtttagtaaggacCTATTCCTCTGTACTTTTGTGAAGTGAGAATTTCATAATCTCATTTATTTATGGAATGTTTATTCTATTTCCAAGACCATGTAATTGAATACGTGGTTTCTATTTTATGATATCAATCGACTTGGCCTTTGTGAAATTTCTCGAGTTCTACCCTTTTCTTTTCTCGTTTCTTTAAACCCTTCTTATTAGTCGCGGTTTACCCGCTTtcgctatccttagcaaaatgcggtcgtgacaataaaTCAGATACATATTTGGTAATATGTAAACTGCAAATATTACTTGGTAATACCgcaatattcatagagtaatactGCAATCTGGTAAGGTAAAAAACTATTACGAATGATGTCGGCGCGTAAAATTGCAATATTCATAGAGCAACActgcaatattcatagagtaacacTGTAATCTGGTAACAGACTGACAATAGAGAATACCGATTTTGCCCTTCAACATTTTTTAtgttccaatttaattaaaataggctGCCACGTGGCAGTTTAAGAACCACACGATCTTCAAATCTAACTGCCTAAAATAATAGTATGGTGTTACAATAAAGAGGGTTGTCATATTAATACATCTCCGTTTATAAATGCACAAATGCTGCTAAACAGATCATCTATCCCATTATTCTAGTATTCCTCTTTTATACTACTCAAAATCGCTGATGACTTTTCGTATAATTAAATAAGTATTCCTCTTTCCCATattctttttttatgtttaaaaaTAAGCGAATcaattctttaaaaaaatatcttttATTTGTCGAGAAACCGTTGACAAGGTCTCATTTTATCATCTTTCGGCTAGAGCTGTTGAGCTCATTGTTGTACCACATTTGTGCATAGTTGATAGTTGGAATTTTTACATGAAGATTGAAgagtaaattaaaaaataaaaatatgaaatcatAGGGCGGAAACAATCTCAAAATTCATTTTGGCATTACAGTATAAAATTACAGTAGTGACTAGTATTTCTGAtaagtactataaaaaaaactcaaagCATAAATATTACTAGTAGTTGGTTTCATGAACTCAACTTTTGGTTTGAAGCACTTTATGCACGAATGAATGGTCATGCCATCCGAGTTTCGGatcgggtacgggtacccgcaATGTCGGGTACGGGATACCCGACACGGGTATCAGGTAATCCCGATATATTGCGGGGCGGGTATTGGGACAACAAATTTGACTGAAatcgggtacgggtacccgcgggtaacCCGTTTCGCCACCCCTATcttgtcccacaataagagtcacatttcatttttactataaataataagtaggtccatattccactaacttttccaatataaaaagtggacCACATATTCTGCTAACTTTTTAACCcacatatttcttaaaatatgtgtcTACGCCAAATGTAATTCTTATTGTGAAACAGGGGGAGTTAtataccccctccgtcccatagaaataggtcttatttcctttttcgttcgtTCCATACAAATagttcatatccatttatgataaccttttttcttcttctcttttattttatcatttatgatcCCACCACTTattacacaatttcaactatatttttaatttttctctcttactttaccaattacacattaaaactcgtgacaATCCTAAAGAGCCtattctatgggac encodes:
- the LOC121783873 gene encoding desiccation protectant protein Lea14 homolog, which translates into the protein MDLLEKAKNYVSDKMANVPVPEATIADVDLKGFGLDGITLLSKVSVSNPYGVPIPIGEIGYTVKSKERVIASGTIPDPGSLKASASTQLDVTVKVPHSAAISLIRDISGDWDIDYCLELGLIIDLPVVGNFTIPMSYDGEMKLPTVSDLFFGSSGETGDKVEVK